CGTGACATCAGTCAACTGAAACAGTTGGAAGGGATGCGCCGCAACTTTTTTGCTAACGTTTCACACGAACTGCGCACGCCAATGACGGTATTGCAAGGCTACTTAGAGATGACGGAAGAGCCCGATGTGCTGGCTGGCCCGATGTGGAGCAAAGCACATGGCGTAATGACCGAGCAGCTCAATCGCATGAATAGCTTAGTGAATCAACTGCTTACCTTATCAAAAATCGAGGCTGCGCCGATTCACGAACTGGATCAAGTGGTGCATGTGCCTGCTATGTTGGACGTGCTGGAAAAAGAAGCAGTCAGTTTAAGCGGCGATAAAGCGCACGTGATCAAGTTTGATGTCGACAAGAGCTTAAAAGTGTATGCCGACGAAGACCAACTGCGCAGCGCTATTTCTAATCTGGTCTACAACGCCGTCAAGTACACTCCAGCTGGCGCACATATCGATGTACGTTGGTTCAACACCAGTAAGGGGGCGTGTCTTGAAGTGCAAGATAGTGGCGATGGTATCGAGCCACAACACATTCATCGCTTGACCGAACGGTTTTATCGCGTCGATAAAGCGCGCTCTCGTGACACCGGTGGCAGTGGGCTCGGGCTGGCGATCGTCAAGCACGCGCTCTCCCATCATGACTCGCATTTGCAGATCCAAAGCCAAGTAGGTGTGGGCAGTAAATTTTCTTTCGTTCTTCCCAGTAAGTTGGTGGTGGAATGAGAGTGCTATGGAGTTTGACGCTCAGTTTGTCGCTGCTTAGTCCAGCGCAGGCGTTTGATGCACCACTAGAGGATTACCACAAAGTACCGGGCGTGTCAGGCAATCTGCTTTCCGTTGGTTCGGACACGCTGGCGGGTATGACGACATTGTGGGTGGAGGAGTTTAAATCACTGTACCCGAATATCAACGCTCAAGTTCAAGCGTCGGGTTCTTCCACAGCACCGCCTGCGCTCACAGAGCAAACGGCGCAGTTTGGCCCGATGAGTCGTCCGATGCGCTTGCGCGAGCTGGAG
This Vibrio navarrensis DNA region includes the following protein-coding sequences:
- the phoR gene encoding phosphate regulon sensor histidine kinase PhoR, coding for MVERLTWKKLAWELAFFYTPWVIVGWIFGSMPWLLLAATVLQLGWHLHNQVRLSSWLWDEKRLTPPSGSGHWESLFNGLYRLQQRQRRKRKELTNLIRRFRNGAESLPDAVVVFRAEGNIVWCNKLAQHLLGFHWPEDAGQPISNLIRTPDFIRYLSNKDFSEPLEMRAPLNIERTLELRIVPYTEGEHLMVVRDISQLKQLEGMRRNFFANVSHELRTPMTVLQGYLEMTEEPDVLAGPMWSKAHGVMTEQLNRMNSLVNQLLTLSKIEAAPIHELDQVVHVPAMLDVLEKEAVSLSGDKAHVIKFDVDKSLKVYADEDQLRSAISNLVYNAVKYTPAGAHIDVRWFNTSKGACLEVQDSGDGIEPQHIHRLTERFYRVDKARSRDTGGSGLGLAIVKHALSHHDSHLQIQSQVGVGSKFSFVLPSKLVVE